A region from the Sulfitobacter mediterraneus genome encodes:
- a CDS encoding Lrp/AsnC family transcriptional regulator: protein MPKLDAIDRKIIRALQANGRMTNLDLAAAVNLSPSPCLRRLRLLEQSGAITGYSVDVDAQAYGLPVTVMVRITLDKHTKDVVGHFEDQMKRIPEVLECMVMTGLSDYLLRVVVSDLEGYERFVRERLHPIGGIGSIDTSFVYGVVKRTHVYPEVG, encoded by the coding sequence ATGCCAAAACTCGACGCGATTGATCGAAAAATAATCCGTGCGCTGCAAGCCAACGGACGGATGACCAACCTTGACCTTGCTGCCGCGGTTAACCTGTCGCCATCGCCTTGTCTGCGGCGGCTGCGCCTGCTGGAGCAAAGCGGCGCGATCACCGGCTATAGCGTGGATGTGGACGCGCAGGCCTACGGGCTGCCGGTGACGGTGATGGTGCGGATCACGCTGGACAAACACACCAAGGATGTTGTGGGCCATTTCGAAGATCAGATGAAGCGCATTCCCGAGGTGCTCGAATGCATGGTGATGACCGGCCTGTCAGATTACCTGCTGCGGGTCGTGGTGAGCGATCTGGAAGGCTACGAACGGTTTGTGCGCGAACGCCTGCACCCGATTGGCGGGATCGGGTCAATCGACACCAGTTTTGTCTACGGGGTGGTGAAGCGGACACATGTGTATCCTGAGGTGGGATAG
- a CDS encoding IS30 family transposase — protein MAHRELNLRERRAIEDMLNAKIAVREIAAEIDRHVSTVYREIKRNHYDDKELPELNEYYGMVAQRAASQRRARRRKLVRLAGLRKAVIKQLKEGWSPEQIAGRLQFEGQSVRVSHETIYAYVYGPDGRSKQLARHLPSRRKNRRSRYARRPRGQVFPPDRSIHQRPEHVKTRETFGEWEGDLMIFEGAQGKMNVASLVERKTRFAVLFRNNDRSSTHFINKLMGVMEPLPQTARRSITFDRGFEFREWRKLKPGIGTEAWFCDPQAPWQKGSVENLNKRARRYLPRDAPVAALTNRDMKSICERLNGTPRKCLGWRTPTEVFREELMKLR, from the coding sequence ATGGCACATAGAGAGCTTAACCTACGTGAACGACGCGCGATAGAAGATATGTTGAACGCCAAGATCGCTGTGCGTGAGATTGCAGCAGAGATCGACAGGCATGTTTCCACGGTGTATCGCGAGATCAAACGCAATCACTATGACGACAAAGAACTTCCAGAATTGAACGAATACTACGGCATGGTTGCGCAACGTGCAGCATCTCAAAGACGTGCGCGCCGTCGCAAGCTCGTGCGTCTCGCCGGACTGCGCAAAGCTGTGATCAAGCAGCTTAAAGAAGGTTGGTCGCCTGAACAGATCGCAGGTCGATTGCAGTTTGAAGGCCAATCCGTGCGCGTGAGCCACGAGACCATCTACGCCTATGTTTACGGCCCGGATGGTCGTTCCAAACAATTGGCGCGGCACCTTCCGAGTCGCCGCAAGAACCGCAGGTCGCGATACGCAAGAAGACCCAGAGGTCAGGTATTTCCGCCAGATCGGTCCATTCATCAACGTCCTGAGCACGTGAAAACCCGAGAAACTTTCGGCGAATGGGAGGGTGATCTGATGATCTTCGAGGGCGCTCAGGGCAAGATGAACGTCGCCTCACTGGTTGAGCGCAAGACCCGTTTTGCTGTCTTGTTCCGCAACAACGACCGTAGTTCGACCCACTTCATAAACAAGCTGATGGGTGTGATGGAACCCCTCCCCCAAACCGCGCGCCGGTCGATCACCTTTGATCGTGGCTTTGAGTTCCGGGAGTGGCGCAAGCTTAAGCCAGGGATCGGAACGGAGGCTTGGTTTTGTGATCCACAGGCGCCATGGCAAAAGGGTTCTGTCGAAAACCTAAACAAGCGAGCACGGCGCTATCTTCCACGCGATGCGCCCGTGGCCGCGCTCACAAATCGAGATATGAAGTCGATTTGCGAGCGCTTGAACGGCACCCCCAGAAAGTGCCTGGGCTGGCGGACGCCGACTGAGGTGTTCAGGGAAGAACTGATGAAACTGAGATAG
- a CDS encoding class I adenylate-forming enzyme family protein, with protein MTAMTPEAAVHHVITTDPVFEVGLAEVRGVTFRAFKNIPGTVPALMAAGHARHGDGAWDYLAYCDETLTYDQFCAAVHRQADALIQQLGVKQGDRVAIAMRNYPELLIMTLAISSIGAVVVFVNAWWTTEELDYALRDSAAKVIFADGPRLERMLPLQKELGLTLVGVRDGEGKGDHSFADLDAAATTSAAPQVAIDTDDDFAVMYSSGTTGHPKGVVQTHRSAVNAVFSWLMQSVVAPLIDPPAPDAPPPPRPSALVVTPLFHVTATHPLFLLSLPAGAKITMMHKWDAAEAVRLIRDNDITRFLGVPTQSAELMIAAREMGEALPTLDYIGSGGAKRPAAQVSQLVEAFPNAGVATGWGMTETNALGIGMIGEDYAARPESAGKLHPPVQELRFLDDDGNDVPVGQMGEITVKSPANMRCYLNKPEATAEVLQDGWLRTGDLGTIDADGYVTIHDRKKNIIIRGGENIACLDVEGALHRHPDVLEAAAFSVPDDRLGETVGAAVQLRNGASLSHADMAAFLDGHLAKFKIPTHLWAQRDVLTRGATDKIDRRAIRAACLDNQEAKI; from the coding sequence ATGACTGCGATGACACCAGAAGCGGCGGTGCATCACGTCATTACAACAGATCCAGTTTTTGAAGTTGGGCTGGCAGAGGTGCGCGGCGTCACGTTCCGCGCGTTCAAGAACATTCCCGGCACTGTGCCTGCGTTGATGGCGGCAGGGCATGCGCGGCATGGCGATGGCGCCTGGGACTATCTGGCCTATTGCGACGAGACCCTTACCTATGACCAGTTCTGCGCCGCCGTGCATCGGCAGGCGGATGCGCTGATCCAGCAATTGGGCGTGAAGCAGGGCGACCGGGTGGCCATTGCCATGCGCAATTATCCCGAGCTGTTGATCATGACTTTGGCGATCTCCTCCATCGGGGCGGTGGTCGTGTTTGTGAACGCATGGTGGACCACCGAGGAGCTGGATTACGCCCTGCGCGACAGTGCAGCCAAGGTGATCTTTGCCGATGGCCCGCGGCTTGAGCGGATGTTGCCATTGCAAAAAGAACTGGGGCTGACACTGGTTGGCGTGCGCGACGGTGAAGGCAAGGGCGATCACAGTTTTGCCGATCTGGACGCCGCCGCCACAACCAGCGCCGCGCCACAGGTTGCCATTGATACGGACGACGATTTTGCCGTTATGTATTCCTCCGGCACAACCGGCCATCCCAAGGGCGTGGTGCAAACCCACCGCAGCGCGGTGAACGCGGTCTTTAGTTGGCTGATGCAGTCGGTTGTGGCGCCGCTGATCGACCCGCCCGCGCCAGATGCACCTCCGCCGCCGCGCCCTTCGGCGCTGGTGGTGACGCCGCTGTTTCATGTGACCGCCACGCATCCGCTGTTTTTGCTGAGCCTGCCTGCGGGGGCCAAGATCACGATGATGCACAAATGGGATGCGGCCGAGGCCGTGCGCCTGATCCGCGACAATGACATCACCCGCTTTCTCGGGGTACCCACGCAATCGGCGGAACTGATGATCGCCGCCCGCGAAATGGGCGAGGCCCTGCCAACGCTGGATTATATCGGATCGGGCGGGGCCAAACGGCCCGCTGCGCAGGTCTCGCAACTGGTCGAAGCCTTTCCAAACGCAGGCGTGGCAACCGGATGGGGCATGACCGAGACCAATGCCTTGGGCATCGGCATGATCGGGGAGGACTACGCCGCCCGCCCCGAAAGCGCTGGGAAGTTGCATCCGCCCGTACAAGAGCTGCGGTTTCTCGATGACGACGGCAACGATGTGCCGGTGGGACAAATGGGCGAGATCACGGTCAAAAGCCCGGCCAACATGCGCTGTTACCTGAACAAACCAGAGGCCACCGCCGAGGTGCTTCAGGATGGCTGGCTGCGCACCGGTGATCTGGGCACGATTGACGCCGATGGCTATGTCACCATTCACGACCGCAAAAAAAATATCATCATCCGGGGGGGCGAAAACATTGCCTGTCTGGATGTTGAGGGCGCGCTGCACCGCCATCCCGATGTGCTGGAGGCCGCCGCGTTTTCCGTGCCTGATGACCGTTTGGGAGAGACCGTCGGCGCTGCTGTGCAACTGCGCAATGGTGCCAGCCTGTCCCATGCGGATATGGCGGCGTTTCTGGACGGGCATCTCGCCAAATTTAAGATACCCACGCATCTTTGGGCACAGCGCGACGTGCTGACCCGTGGTGCGACTGACAAAATTGACCGGCGCGCGATCCGTGCGGCCTGTCTGGACAACCAAGAGGCCAAGATATGA
- a CDS encoding 3-hydroxyacyl-CoA dehydrogenase → MMTPTEDQIGSYIAASGKAAWEVPGLPADTPLRPIKTVGIIGAGTMGGGIAMNFATAGFQVRIVETTQEALDRGLAVVRGNYQRSSDKGRFPQDEVEARMARFDGRLAIADLADCDLIIEAVFENMELKRKIFTELDAVMKPGAILATNTSALDINEIASMTKRPEDVIGLHFFSPANVMKLLEIVRARHTADDVVATCMALAKDINKIATLVGVCPGFVGNRILFARQIQANKLVYQGVMPWDVDAALNQFGFKMGPFQMSDLAGLDIGWSKGAKTDNPIRDALCELDRRGQKTKAGFYDYDENRRPIPSDVTAGIIRDITGAEPSKMSADEIIEICIYPMINEAVKILEENKAQRPSDVDVVWLNGYGWPADKGGPMFYGDMVGAQAVLDRMETLGAEDAAFAPADTLRKLAAEGGKFTEIDTGGLKV, encoded by the coding sequence ATGATGACCCCGACCGAAGACCAAATCGGCAGCTATATCGCCGCATCCGGCAAAGCGGCGTGGGAGGTGCCGGGCCTGCCCGCCGATACCCCCCTGCGCCCGATCAAGACTGTTGGCATTATCGGCGCCGGCACCATGGGCGGCGGCATCGCGATGAATTTTGCCACCGCCGGTTTTCAGGTCAGGATTGTTGAAACCACGCAAGAGGCGCTGGACCGCGGCCTTGCGGTGGTGCGCGGCAATTATCAGCGCAGTTCCGACAAGGGCCGCTTTCCCCAGGACGAGGTCGAGGCGCGGATGGCGCGGTTTGACGGGCGTCTGGCGATTGCCGATCTGGCCGATTGCGACCTGATCATCGAAGCGGTGTTTGAAAACATGGAGCTGAAGCGCAAGATCTTTACCGAACTGGACGCGGTGATGAAGCCCGGTGCGATCCTGGCCACCAACACCTCGGCGTTGGACATCAACGAGATTGCCAGCATGACCAAGCGCCCCGAAGACGTGATCGGGCTGCACTTTTTCTCCCCCGCCAATGTGATGAAACTGCTGGAGATTGTCCGCGCCAGACACACCGCCGATGACGTGGTTGCCACCTGTATGGCGCTGGCCAAAGACATCAACAAGATTGCCACGCTGGTCGGGGTCTGCCCCGGATTTGTCGGCAACCGGATTTTGTTCGCCCGCCAAATTCAGGCCAACAAATTGGTTTATCAGGGCGTGATGCCATGGGATGTGGATGCGGCGCTGAACCAGTTCGGTTTCAAGATGGGACCGTTCCAGATGTCTGATCTGGCGGGGCTGGATATCGGGTGGTCCAAGGGGGCCAAGACCGACAATCCGATCCGCGACGCCCTGTGCGAGCTGGACCGGCGCGGGCAAAAGACCAAGGCGGGCTTTTATGACTATGACGAAAACCGCCGACCGATCCCTTCGGATGTGACGGCGGGCATCATCCGCGACATCACCGGCGCGGAGCCGTCCAAGATGAGCGCCGATGAAATCATCGAGATCTGCATCTACCCGATGATCAACGAAGCGGTGAAAATCCTTGAGGAGAACAAGGCGCAGCGGCCCTCTGATGTAGATGTGGTCTGGCTCAACGGCTATGGCTGGCCCGCCGACAAGGGCGGCCCGATGTTCTATGGCGATATGGTCGGCGCACAGGCGGTGCTGGACCGGATGGAAACGCTGGGTGCCGAAGATGCCGCATTTGCACCGGCGGACACCCTGCGCAAACTGGCCGCAGAGGGCGGAAAATTCACTGAAATAGACACTGGGGGGCTCAAGGTATGA
- a CDS encoding enoyl-CoA hydratase-related protein — protein sequence MSYEFIKTEKQGHILIVTMNRPDVYNAVHVDMHNEMADCWDAFAADQDLWVAVLTGAGDKAFSAGNDLKATAAGGSKKEMTPSGFAGLSARFDLEKPIIAAVNGFAMGGGFETALSCDIILASENAKFALPEVKVGFFAAASGVQRLSRYIGRLAAQELMYTGRTISAAEALELGCVNAVHPHDELMEKAMEKAEQLCSVSPSAVKATKRVLNDMYARDGMQQSIGYSREVIADLSKTEDFKEGVNAFVEKRAPQWVNK from the coding sequence ATGAGTTACGAATTCATCAAGACCGAGAAACAGGGGCATATTCTGATTGTCACTATGAACCGCCCTGATGTCTACAACGCGGTGCATGTGGATATGCACAACGAGATGGCCGATTGCTGGGACGCTTTTGCCGCAGATCAGGATCTCTGGGTTGCGGTTCTGACTGGCGCGGGGGACAAGGCGTTTTCTGCGGGCAACGATCTTAAGGCCACGGCGGCGGGCGGCTCCAAGAAAGAGATGACACCATCAGGCTTTGCCGGCCTGTCCGCGCGTTTCGATCTGGAAAAACCGATCATCGCCGCCGTCAACGGTTTTGCCATGGGCGGCGGCTTTGAAACCGCGCTGAGCTGCGACATTATTCTGGCCTCCGAGAACGCCAAGTTTGCCTTGCCTGAAGTGAAAGTCGGCTTTTTCGCCGCCGCCTCCGGTGTGCAGCGCCTGTCGCGCTATATCGGCCGTTTGGCCGCGCAGGAGTTGATGTACACCGGCCGGACCATCAGTGCGGCGGAAGCCCTCGAATTGGGCTGCGTCAACGCGGTGCATCCCCATGACGAGCTGATGGAAAAAGCCATGGAAAAAGCCGAACAGCTTTGTTCTGTCTCGCCCTCTGCGGTCAAGGCGACGAAACGGGTGCTCAACGATATGTACGCCCGCGACGGCATGCAGCAAAGCATTGGTTATTCCCGCGAAGTGATCGCCGATCTGTCCAAAACCGAAGATTTCAAAGAAGGCGTGAACGCCTTTGTCGAGAAACGCGCACCCCAATGGGTGAACAAGTAA
- a CDS encoding acyl-CoA dehydrogenase family protein, with protein sequence MSDSNSPLSLNNLEMSDKAKPLLNAVIKHIRENVDPISEEFHRLADSNENRWSYHPRQTELMEGAKQKARESGLWNFFLPNAETGEGLSNLDYAYIAAELGKNPLASETLNCSAPDTGNMEVLERVGTQQQKDTWLKPLLAGEIRSAFAMTEPDVASSDAKNISTSAVLENGEWVINGEKYYISGAGDPRCKIMIVMVKTSPDAEAFRQQSQILVPMDTPGVEILGPMHVFGHDDAPHGHMHIKFTNVRVPEENMLWGEGRGFEISQVRLGPGRIHHCMRSIGQAEKALDLMIERGLSRVAFGKKIVDLGKNMETISRAKIEIESMRLLVLKAAKAMDVLGNKEARIWVSMIKAKVPEQVCDIIDQAMQVHGATGISQWSPLSGMYAQQRTLRYADGPDEVHHHVIARHEVKTYQDSNSRQTAAKAHTEARGSAGFMG encoded by the coding sequence ATGTCCGATAGCAATTCGCCACTCAGCCTGAACAATCTGGAAATGTCTGACAAGGCCAAGCCACTGCTGAACGCCGTGATCAAACACATCCGCGAAAACGTCGATCCGATTTCCGAAGAGTTCCACCGCCTTGCCGACAGCAACGAAAACCGCTGGTCCTATCACCCGCGCCAGACCGAGCTGATGGAAGGGGCCAAGCAAAAGGCCCGTGAAAGCGGTCTTTGGAACTTTTTCCTGCCGAATGCCGAAACCGGAGAAGGCCTGTCCAACCTCGATTACGCCTATATCGCCGCCGAGTTGGGTAAAAACCCGCTGGCATCCGAGACACTCAACTGTTCCGCGCCGGACACCGGCAATATGGAAGTGCTGGAACGGGTCGGCACCCAGCAACAGAAAGACACCTGGCTCAAGCCCCTGCTGGCCGGTGAAATCCGCTCTGCCTTTGCGATGACAGAGCCGGACGTGGCCTCTTCGGATGCCAAGAACATCTCGACCTCCGCTGTGCTGGAAAACGGCGAATGGGTGATCAACGGTGAGAAGTATTACATCTCCGGCGCCGGTGATCCGCGCTGCAAGATCATGATCGTGATGGTCAAAACCTCCCCCGATGCCGAAGCGTTCCGCCAGCAAAGCCAGATCCTTGTGCCGATGGACACCCCTGGCGTCGAGATCCTTGGCCCGATGCATGTCTTTGGCCATGACGACGCGCCGCACGGGCATATGCACATCAAGTTCACCAATGTGCGTGTGCCGGAGGAAAACATGCTTTGGGGCGAAGGGCGCGGCTTTGAAATCAGCCAGGTCCGCCTTGGACCGGGCCGTATCCACCACTGCATGCGCTCCATCGGGCAGGCCGAAAAGGCGCTGGATCTGATGATCGAACGCGGGCTGAGCCGTGTGGCCTTTGGCAAAAAGATTGTCGATCTGGGCAAGAACATGGAAACCATTTCCCGCGCCAAGATCGAGATTGAATCGATGCGTCTGCTGGTGCTGAAAGCCGCCAAGGCGATGGATGTGCTGGGTAACAAGGAGGCCCGCATCTGGGTGTCGATGATCAAGGCCAAAGTGCCGGAGCAAGTTTGCGATATCATTGATCAGGCGATGCAGGTGCATGGTGCCACCGGCATCAGCCAATGGTCGCCCCTGTCCGGCATGTATGCCCAGCAGCGAACCCTGCGTTATGCGGACGGCCCCGATGAGGTGCACCACCATGTAATCGCCCGCCATGAGGTGAAAACCTACCAGGACAGCAATTCGCGCCAGACCGCCGCCAAGGCCCATACCGAGGCACGCGGTTCTGCGGGGTTCATGGGATGA
- a CDS encoding SDR family NAD(P)-dependent oxidoreductase: MSDLFDLTGKVALLTGASKGMGLAMATALADHGATVVISARKQEQLDEAAAGINARGKGKAIAVACNVGYKEQLQALVDQTHEKAGKIDVVIGNAGVNPYYGKTSEIPDDAYDKTMNANVKSNLWLAQMVAPDMVEKGAGSMAFTSSIGAFKPSVMLGTYGMSKLALIGLCRNLAAEFGPKGLRFNAICPGLVKTEFARELWDNPEVEKRIKDEIPLRRLGEPEDFAGLAVFLASDASKYMTGQALTVCGGSNMWT, translated from the coding sequence ATGAGCGATCTGTTTGATCTGACGGGAAAGGTCGCGCTGCTTACCGGCGCGTCCAAAGGCATGGGGCTGGCGATGGCCACGGCCCTTGCCGATCACGGCGCAACCGTGGTGATTTCCGCCCGCAAGCAAGAACAGCTGGACGAAGCGGCGGCGGGCATCAATGCCCGCGGCAAGGGCAAGGCGATCGCAGTGGCCTGCAACGTAGGCTATAAGGAACAGTTGCAGGCGCTGGTCGATCAAACCCATGAAAAGGCGGGCAAGATCGACGTTGTGATCGGCAATGCCGGGGTGAACCCCTATTACGGCAAGACATCGGAAATTCCCGATGACGCTTATGACAAGACCATGAATGCCAACGTCAAATCCAACCTCTGGCTGGCCCAGATGGTCGCGCCCGACATGGTCGAAAAGGGCGCGGGATCCATGGCGTTCACCTCCTCCATCGGGGCGTTCAAACCATCGGTGATGCTGGGCACCTATGGCATGTCGAAACTGGCGCTGATCGGTCTGTGCCGGAACTTGGCAGCAGAGTTCGGGCCCAAGGGTCTGCGCTTTAACGCGATTTGCCCCGGCCTTGTGAAAACCGAATTCGCCCGCGAGCTTTGGGACAATCCAGAGGTCGAAAAGCGTATCAAGGATGAAATACCCCTGCGCCGTCTGGGCGAACCGGAAGATTTTGCCGGGCTTGCGGTCTTTCTTGCCTCCGATGCCAGCAAATACATGACCGGTCAGGCGCTGACGGTCTGTGGCGGCTCTAACATGTGGACCTGA
- a CDS encoding SDR family oxidoreductase, with amino-acid sequence MDVKDKICVVTGAASGIGRALCVAFKDAGAAEVVCVDRNGEGAAETAEMVGGAAYTVDVAREDQIKDMIDSVERDIGPIDLFWSNAGIAVGGGMDTPNDEWQRVWDVNVMSHVWAARHLVPLMAARGGGYLLNTASAAGLLNQIGSASYGVTKHAAVGLAEWIAMTHGDEGIKVSVLCPQAVRTEMTRGHEDHVAAINGMMEPEPVAQICLQAIKDETFLILPHPEVREYMKNKTDDYDRWIGGMRKLNRKFGELS; translated from the coding sequence ATGGATGTAAAAGACAAAATCTGTGTTGTGACCGGCGCGGCCAGCGGCATTGGCCGGGCGCTCTGTGTGGCGTTCAAAGATGCGGGCGCGGCGGAGGTGGTCTGTGTGGACCGCAATGGCGAAGGCGCGGCGGAAACCGCAGAAATGGTGGGCGGCGCGGCCTATACCGTGGATGTGGCCCGCGAGGATCAGATCAAGGATATGATCGACAGCGTAGAGCGGGACATTGGCCCGATTGATCTGTTCTGGTCAAACGCCGGTATCGCCGTGGGCGGCGGGATGGACACCCCCAATGACGAATGGCAGCGGGTTTGGGACGTCAACGTGATGTCCCATGTCTGGGCCGCACGGCACCTGGTGCCGTTGATGGCGGCGCGCGGCGGGGGTTATCTGCTCAACACCGCATCGGCGGCAGGTCTGCTCAACCAGATCGGATCGGCCTCTTACGGTGTGACCAAACACGCCGCTGTTGGCCTTGCCGAATGGATCGCGATGACCCATGGCGATGAAGGTATCAAGGTGTCCGTGCTGTGCCCCCAAGCGGTGCGCACCGAAATGACCCGCGGCCACGAGGACCACGTCGCGGCGATTAACGGTATGATGGAGCCCGAGCCGGTGGCGCAGATCTGTTTGCAGGCGATCAAGGACGAGACCTTCCTGATCCTGCCGCATCCCGAAGTGCGCGAGTACATGAAGAACAAGACCGACGATTATGACCGTTGGATCGGCGGTATGCGCAAGCTGAACCGCAAGTTTGGGGAACTGTCCTAG
- a CDS encoding VOC family protein — protein MIGYVTLGVKDMSRAKTFYGDLLADKGAKIVMDQGRLAFVSAGRGQPMLAICEPYDKNDPVPGNGTMVALTADSKEQVDQLHQKALDLGATCDGPPGQRIPDRFYGAYVRDPDGNKLCFFVFG, from the coding sequence ATGATCGGCTATGTAACCCTCGGCGTTAAAGACATGAGCCGCGCCAAGACATTTTATGGGGATCTGCTTGCCGACAAGGGTGCCAAGATCGTGATGGATCAGGGGCGTCTGGCCTTTGTCAGCGCCGGACGCGGACAACCCATGCTGGCGATTTGCGAGCCATACGACAAAAACGATCCGGTCCCCGGCAATGGCACCATGGTCGCCCTGACCGCGGACAGCAAAGAACAGGTCGATCAGCTGCACCAAAAGGCACTGGACCTCGGCGCGACTTGCGACGGACCTCCCGGCCAGCGCATCCCCGACCGGTTCTATGGGGCCTATGTGCGTGACCCGGACGGCAACAAGCTGTGCTTTTTCGTCTTTGGCTGA
- a CDS encoding gamma carbonic anhydrase family protein: protein MADLQPHIGPHVTLDNPAFVHGTAQLYGKVTIGPGASVWPYVVTRAEMHEIIVGARSNIQDHVMIHVGTATGTIVGEDCSITHRAVLHGCEIGDRVLIGIGATIMDGAKIGSNSIVAGHSIVTEGSEFPDNSIIAGSPAKLVKTRDNSAANLMNARFYHLNALNYAKGIDRLSPEDLKALQS from the coding sequence TTGGCTGATCTCCAGCCCCATATCGGCCCGCATGTGACGCTCGATAACCCTGCCTTTGTGCATGGCACTGCGCAGCTATACGGCAAGGTCACCATCGGGCCGGGCGCATCTGTCTGGCCCTATGTGGTGACCCGCGCCGAAATGCACGAGATCATCGTCGGCGCACGCAGCAATATTCAAGACCACGTGATGATCCATGTTGGCACGGCGACGGGAACAATCGTGGGCGAGGATTGCTCGATCACCCACCGCGCGGTCTTGCATGGTTGCGAGATTGGCGACCGGGTGTTGATCGGCATTGGCGCGACGATCATGGACGGAGCCAAGATTGGCAGCAATTCCATTGTTGCGGGTCATTCCATCGTCACCGAAGGGTCGGAATTTCCCGACAATTCAATCATCGCGGGCAGCCCGGCAAAGCTGGTCAAAACCCGCGACAACAGCGCGGCAAATCTGATGAACGCCAGGTTCTATCATCTGAACGCGCTGAACTATGCCAAGGGGATTGATCGTTTGTCGCCTGAGGATCTCAAAGCCCTGCAATCCTGA
- a CDS encoding acyl-CoA thioesterase — translation MTSVADKLLELLDIEQLEVDMFRGLGSGGETTTRIFGGQVIAQALMAAYRTVEDRLCHSLHAYFIRPGDPSIPVIYQVDRARDGGSFTTRRVVAIQHGKQIFNLSASFHVQEEGWDYQHPMREVGKPEDWPSRAETREAYVDRIPEKYREEFLRERPIELREVAPRDMFDPEVESDVNQLWFRMEAAKGQSPQMQHCLLAYASDMNLLGSSLRPHGLTWFKGNVMTASLDHAMWFHAPIEFSDWHLYDLDAPWTGGARGFNRGAIYSQNGQLVASVAQEGLMRPIKRK, via the coding sequence ATGACATCCGTTGCCGACAAACTGCTTGAGCTTTTGGACATCGAACAGCTTGAGGTCGATATGTTTCGCGGCCTTGGATCGGGCGGCGAGACGACGACGCGGATCTTTGGCGGGCAGGTGATCGCGCAAGCATTGATGGCGGCCTATCGCACGGTGGAGGACCGGCTTTGCCATTCCTTGCATGCCTATTTCATTCGCCCCGGTGATCCGAGCATTCCGGTGATCTACCAGGTGGATCGCGCCCGCGATGGCGGCAGTTTCACGACCCGCCGTGTTGTGGCGATCCAGCATGGCAAACAGATTTTCAACCTCTCGGCCTCGTTTCATGTACAGGAAGAGGGCTGGGATTATCAGCACCCGATGCGCGAGGTTGGGAAGCCCGAGGATTGGCCCTCACGCGCCGAGACCCGCGAAGCCTACGTGGATCGCATCCCGGAGAAATACCGCGAAGAGTTCCTGCGAGAGCGTCCGATCGAACTGCGCGAGGTGGCACCGCGCGATATGTTCGACCCGGAGGTGGAGAGCGACGTGAACCAGCTTTGGTTCCGGATGGAGGCCGCCAAGGGGCAGTCACCGCAGATGCAACATTGCCTGCTGGCCTATGCTTCTGACATGAACCTTTTGGGATCGTCCCTGCGCCCGCATGGGCTGACCTGGTTCAAGGGCAATGTGATGACCGCAAGCCTGGATCACGCCATGTGGTTTCATGCGCCGATCGAATTTTCCGACTGGCATCTTTATGATCTAGATGCCCCATGGACAGGCGGCGCACGAGGGTTTAACCGTGGCGCAATCTATAGCCAGAACGGGCAATTGGTGGCCAGCGTGGCCCAGGAAGGCCTGATGCGACCCATAAAACGCAAATAA